A region of Micromonospora sp. WMMD882 DNA encodes the following proteins:
- a CDS encoding DUF5988 family protein, translating into MDDADTVLRADAPNTVLRGGPGRAGRLAERLCRTDATQTTLKVRSGNCYDHFHAEPGQLVETDGRTLRVFTWSHRTYVAE; encoded by the coding sequence ATGGACGACGCCGACACCGTGCTGCGCGCCGACGCCCCGAACACCGTCCTGCGAGGCGGGCCGGGCCGGGCGGGCCGACTCGCGGAGCGGTTGTGCCGCACCGACGCGACGCAGACCACGCTGAAGGTCCGCAGCGGCAACTGCTACGACCACTTCCACGCCGAGCCGGGCCAGCTCGTCGAGACCGACGGCCGTACGCTGCGGGTGTTCACCTGGTCGCACCGCACCTACGTGGCCGAGTGA
- a CDS encoding DUF5957 family protein — MRTLVAVLIGLVAGFFTGIVIDQIIGVIGLLASDDGPSGFRFLPLVLAVVGAVVAVLIDRSRQRRGAPPRS; from the coding sequence ATGCGGACCCTGGTGGCGGTGTTGATCGGCCTCGTCGCGGGCTTCTTCACCGGAATCGTGATCGACCAGATCATCGGCGTGATCGGGCTCCTGGCCTCCGACGACGGGCCGAGCGGCTTCCGCTTCCTGCCGCTGGTCCTCGCCGTGGTGGGCGCGGTCGTCGCGGTCCTGATCGACCGGTCGCGCCAGCGGCGGGGCGCCCCGCCCCGGAGCTGA
- a CDS encoding FAD-dependent monooxygenase, producing the protein MYDETTQVLVVGGGVVGLSTSLFLSAHGVGSILVERHPGTAIHPRAWGWYPRTLELYRSVGLADAIDAESAGFTGHVLLGKLESLTGREFHLSRIPDEEDVSDISPIGRVVSLPQDRIEPLVLRRARELGGDVRFGVELVDLVQDDEGVTATVADRKTGVRRTVRARYLVAADGTDSPVRERLGIRRHGRGVVRHQMSILFRADLTGPLAGRRFAICQVENPQVEGTFGHDDSLGQGTLILTYHPERGERPEDFTDERCVELVRAAVGVPDLAVELRSVMPWEMGALVAERFTDGRVFLVGDAAHVVPPVGGYGANTGIHDAHNLAWKLHAVLTGLASPALLSTYHTERHPVAVTVLTQAGLRLAVRGGFATPDQHAALRETLTVTFGYAYDSAAIVAEPGDGVPAGPPGPGGAPAAPLVEPRDLDGRPGTRAPHVWLRLDGRRISTLDLFDQRPVLLLGPAAEPWRAAATAAAKRLGVELDVHRIGADLVEEDRPWAQTYGVAPDGVVLVRPDGFVCWRAPAGAEATESAVERVLAALLHRQP; encoded by the coding sequence GTGTACGACGAGACAACGCAGGTACTGGTCGTCGGGGGCGGGGTGGTGGGCCTGTCCACCTCCCTGTTCCTGTCCGCGCACGGCGTCGGGTCCATCCTCGTCGAACGCCACCCGGGCACCGCGATCCACCCCCGGGCCTGGGGCTGGTACCCGCGCACCCTGGAGCTGTACCGCTCGGTGGGGCTGGCCGACGCGATCGACGCGGAGAGCGCCGGCTTCACCGGCCACGTCCTGCTCGGCAAGCTGGAGTCGCTGACCGGACGGGAGTTCCACCTGTCCCGCATCCCCGACGAGGAGGACGTCAGCGACATCAGCCCGATCGGGCGGGTGGTCTCGCTGCCGCAGGACCGGATCGAGCCGCTGGTCCTGCGCCGGGCCCGGGAGCTCGGCGGCGACGTCCGCTTCGGGGTGGAGCTGGTCGACCTCGTCCAGGACGACGAGGGCGTCACCGCCACCGTCGCCGACCGCAAGACCGGCGTCCGGCGGACCGTCCGGGCCCGCTACCTGGTCGCCGCCGACGGCACGGACAGCCCGGTCCGCGAGCGGCTGGGCATCCGGCGGCACGGCCGGGGCGTGGTCCGCCACCAGATGAGCATCCTGTTCCGGGCGGACCTGACCGGCCCGCTCGCCGGCCGCCGGTTCGCCATCTGCCAGGTGGAGAACCCGCAGGTGGAGGGGACCTTCGGGCACGACGACTCGCTGGGCCAGGGCACCCTGATCCTGACCTACCACCCGGAACGCGGGGAACGGCCGGAGGACTTCACCGACGAACGCTGCGTCGAGCTGGTCCGGGCCGCGGTGGGCGTGCCCGACCTGGCGGTGGAGCTGCGCAGCGTCATGCCGTGGGAGATGGGCGCGCTGGTAGCCGAACGGTTCACCGACGGGCGGGTCTTCCTGGTCGGCGACGCCGCGCACGTGGTGCCGCCGGTCGGCGGGTACGGCGCGAACACCGGCATCCACGACGCGCACAACCTGGCCTGGAAGCTGCACGCCGTGCTGACCGGCCTCGCCTCCCCCGCGCTGCTGTCCACCTACCACACCGAACGGCACCCGGTGGCGGTGACCGTGCTGACCCAGGCCGGGCTGCGGCTGGCCGTCCGGGGCGGGTTCGCCACCCCGGACCAGCACGCCGCCCTCCGGGAGACCCTGACGGTCACCTTCGGGTACGCGTACGACTCGGCGGCGATCGTGGCCGAGCCGGGCGACGGCGTCCCCGCCGGCCCGCCCGGCCCCGGCGGGGCGCCCGCCGCCCCGCTGGTCGAGCCACGGGACCTCGACGGACGGCCCGGCACCCGCGCGCCGCACGTCTGGCTGCGCCTCGACGGGCGGCGGATCTCCACCCTCGACCTGTTCGACCAGCGGCCGGTGCTGCTGCTCGGGCCGGCGGCGGAGCCGTGGCGGGCCGCCGCGACGGCCGCCGCCAAGCGGCTCGGCGTGGAGCTGGACGTGCACCGGATCGGCGCGGACCTGGTCGAGGAGGACCGGCCCTGGGCGCAGACGTACGGCGTCGCGCCGGACGGCGTGGTGCTGGTCCGGCCGGACGGTTTCGTCTGCTGGCGCGCGCCGGCCGGCGCGGAGGCCACCGAGAGCGCCGTCGAGCGGGTGCTCGCCGCGCTCCTGCACCGCCAGCCCTGA
- a CDS encoding type I polyketide synthase — MSQPQTTVDGSPVGRTEPVAIVGVACRLPQAPTPDAFWELLRAGGDAVGEPPADRWRDGGPPAGTATRAGYLDRVGDFDAAFFGISPREAAAMDPQQRLMLELSWEVLEDARILPATVRGARAGVFVGAIWDDYATLSYRGGPDAVSPHTVTGLHRSILANRVSHHFGLTGPSLTVDTGQSSSLVSVHLAVESLRRGESSLALAAGVNLILAPESTTGMARLGALSPDGRCHTFDARANGYVRGEGGAAVLLKPLSRALADGDRVHAVILGGAVNNDGVADGLTVPSRAAQEEVLRLAYADAGVDPHDVQYVELHGTGTPVGDPIEAGALGAVFGAGRPVDAPLLVGSAKTNVGHLEGAAGITGLLKTVLALTHRRLPASLHFTTPNPAIPMDRWRLRVPQETGDWPRPDVPLRAGVSSFGIGGTNCHLVLGAAPTGRHGSGPEPAPEPTGWPLSARTPAALRDQAARLARHLADHPDLAPTAVARTLATARTRFDHRAVVVAEDVPQARAALTALAGGEPDARVVTGALTPGRVVFVFPGQGSQWAGMARGLLDRHPVFTATLRRCAAALAPYVDWDLLEVLRDGTDAAPLDRVEVVQPALWAMIVSLAETWRAHGVEPDAVIGHSQGEIAAAHVAGILTLEESARLVARRAQAISRIEGAGGMVSVPLGPDQLDLTRWAGRLHVSVRNGPNSSVVSGDLDALAELVESCQAREVNARLLPISYASHSPYVEPLRAGWDATIGPVRPRAGRVPFWSTVTAGPVDGTDLTGDYWYRNLRQPVRLEETVRGLIAAGHTHFVEPSPHPVLAAGIQDTLAAADVDGTVTGTLKRDDGGPGRLLLSLAAVHTRTAQAPTLGAGPTPAPGPLVDLPTYAFQREPHWLGTLPTPTAPAPHGPARPAPDPARTPALAQGPLADRLARLSAEDRSRLTLDLVRRNAAAVLGHATDTVVGADVSFKDLGLDSALALELRNRLAAATGLRLASGLLFNHPTPAALARHLRDELVGAAESAPTPAPAGGRATDEPIAVVAVGCRYPGDVRSAEDLWRLVAQGVDAVGDFPANRGWDLDGLFDPEPGVPGRSYARHGGFLPRADEFDEEFFGIAPREAAAMDPQQRLLLETTWEAFERAGIDPGTLRGSRTGVFMGVMPQEYGPRLYETSAGSDGYRLTGGATSVASGRVSYVFGFEGPTFTVDTACSSSLVAIHLAVQSLRRGEATMAVAGGACVMASPGIFVEFSRQRGLAPDGRCKAFGAGADGTGWAEGAGVLLLERLSDARRNGRRVLAVIRGSAINSDGASNGLTAPNGLAQERLIRDALADAGLSPADVDAVEAHGTGTRLGDPIEAGALLATYGRARPADRPVWLGSLKSNIGHSQAAAGVGGVIKMVGALRHELLPPTLHAAEPSPHVDWSSGAVSLLTAPVAWPRGDRPRRAAVSSFGISGTNAHVILEEAPPEPAAGPADAGTTEPTDAAAAGPADAGAVPGGGGATVAAYPLSARTPAALRDQAAGLTRHLAEHPGLDPVAVAHTLATGRARLDHRAVVVAAGPDETRVALTALTEGRPAPNLVAGTPVEGRTVFVFPGQGSQWAGMALGLLDRHPVFTEHLGRCAAALAPYTDWDLLDVLRGLPDAPPLDRVDVVQPVLWAMMISLAETWRAHGVEPDAVVGHSQGEIAAAYVAGALSLDDSARIVARRSQAITALAGTGGMVSVPLPAERIDLGRWDGRIHLAAVNGPHSTVVAGDPTALDDLVARFQAQEVNARRIDVDYASHTPFVTPIRDRVAELLGEIRPRPARIPFWSTCTGGLLDTRSLDADYWFQNLRNTVRFAETVRALAVAGHVHFVETSPHPVLTIGVQDTLDAIDVVGTTTGTLRRGEGGPARLLLSLAHAHVHTAHRPRLAADPTQPPPRPVDLPTYPFQRRRHWLATPSGGPAPTGPGHRFLETEIDLAGDAGVLLSGRLSRRSHPWLADHAVRDAVLLPGAALVDLAAYAADRAGCDVVDDLVLETPLTLPATGGVEIQVSVQAGDAPRRRALTVHSRVVASGPTADGPDRSWARHATGVLVEADTDPTADTDPTATSVWPPAHAAEWDLTDAYARLADAGYRYGPTFRGLRRAWRRGDDIWAEIRLPDGAPTGAGLPDDRAVTGFHLHPALLDAALHPLVLSLLDGDTAAGVALPFAWSGVRVHAVGATALRAHLRRTGARSAALTLTDESGAPVAEVESLTLRPAAVGQLAAAYRESLLELVWSEVAAPPQAAAGTTRLAVLGDSDLDAVGATGYPDLAALLAALDGGARTPDVVVATVVAPEPELVPATHSAVAAALDLVQRWLASDRLDGARLALTTFRSVAADPNEPVRDPATAAVWGLLRAAQTEHPGRFVLVDLDTPSHLRVPAAVATGAAQVAVRGDTFRTPALARVGAEQTLVRPETPDWRLVAEPRGTIDNLTLAGSDDAGRPLAGGEVRVAVHAAGLNFRDVLIALDMYPGAATMGCEAAGVVVEVGADVTDLAPGDRVTGLFPAGAFGPVAVADRRLLTRMPAGWTYALAASVPTVFLTAWYGLVELAGLRAGERVLVHAATGGVGMAAVQVARHLGAEVFATASPAKWDTLVEAGFADTHIASSRTLDFEPWFADATRGEGMDVVLNSLAGEFTDASLRLLPRGGRFVEMGKTDIRAADRVAAAHPGVTYRFFDLLTVDPDRIAAMLAALVDLFDCGALTPVPVTTWPVDRAPAAFRHLQQARHVGKIVLALRGGIDPAGTVLITGGTGTLGRLLARHLVTRHAVRRLLLTGRRGRDADGVVELERELADLGAEVTVAACDVADRDALARVLDAVPADRPLTAVVHTAGLLDDATVEALTGDQVERVLRPKVDGAWHLHELTRDRPLDAFVLFSSVAGTLGLPGQGNYAAANAFLDGLAHLRRSAGRAAVSLAWGLWAEASGMTGHLAEADLARMSRTGIAGLSDEEGLALFDLALERDQAHLVPVRLDRGALRGLAERDAVPGMLRDLVPPPGRRVTGRVTGPAAATSSASWADQLARLPRERRHDALVGLLSTEVAAVLGRADGIDHGQTFRDLGFDSLASVELRNRLRTATGLRLPATVVFDHPRVGELAEVLLGRVLATEQP, encoded by the coding sequence GTGAGTCAACCGCAGACCACCGTGGACGGGTCGCCCGTGGGGCGGACCGAACCCGTAGCGATCGTCGGCGTCGCCTGCCGGCTGCCGCAGGCGCCCACCCCGGACGCCTTCTGGGAGCTGCTGCGCGCCGGCGGCGACGCGGTCGGCGAGCCGCCCGCGGACCGCTGGCGGGACGGCGGTCCCCCGGCGGGGACGGCGACCCGGGCCGGCTACCTGGACCGGGTGGGCGACTTCGACGCGGCGTTCTTCGGCATCAGCCCGCGGGAGGCCGCCGCCATGGACCCGCAGCAGCGGTTGATGCTGGAGCTGAGCTGGGAGGTCCTGGAGGACGCCCGGATCCTGCCGGCCACGGTCCGCGGCGCCCGCGCCGGGGTCTTCGTCGGCGCGATCTGGGACGACTACGCCACCCTCTCCTACCGGGGCGGGCCGGACGCGGTCTCCCCGCACACCGTCACCGGCCTGCACCGCAGCATCCTCGCCAACCGGGTCTCGCACCACTTCGGGCTCACCGGGCCGAGCCTGACCGTCGACACCGGGCAGTCGTCGTCGCTGGTGTCGGTGCACCTGGCCGTGGAGAGCCTGCGCCGGGGCGAGTCCAGCCTGGCCCTCGCCGCCGGGGTGAACCTGATCCTGGCGCCGGAGAGCACCACCGGGATGGCCCGGCTCGGCGCGCTCTCCCCCGACGGCCGCTGCCACACCTTCGACGCCCGCGCCAACGGCTACGTACGCGGCGAGGGCGGCGCGGCCGTGCTGCTCAAGCCGCTGTCCCGGGCGTTGGCCGACGGCGACCGGGTGCACGCGGTGATCCTCGGCGGGGCGGTCAACAACGACGGGGTCGCCGACGGTCTCACCGTGCCCAGCCGGGCCGCCCAGGAGGAGGTGCTGCGGCTGGCGTACGCCGACGCCGGCGTCGACCCGCACGACGTGCAGTACGTCGAACTGCACGGCACCGGCACCCCGGTCGGCGACCCGATCGAGGCGGGCGCGCTGGGCGCGGTGTTCGGCGCGGGCCGTCCGGTCGACGCGCCGCTGCTGGTCGGCTCGGCCAAGACGAACGTCGGCCACCTGGAGGGGGCGGCCGGCATCACCGGGCTGCTCAAGACGGTGCTCGCCCTCACCCACCGGCGGCTGCCGGCCAGTCTCCACTTCACGACGCCCAACCCGGCCATCCCGATGGACCGGTGGCGGCTGCGGGTGCCGCAGGAGACCGGCGACTGGCCGCGGCCGGACGTTCCCCTGCGGGCCGGGGTGTCGTCGTTCGGCATCGGCGGCACGAACTGCCACCTGGTGCTCGGCGCGGCCCCCACCGGCCGGCACGGGTCCGGGCCCGAGCCGGCCCCGGAGCCGACCGGTTGGCCGCTGTCGGCCCGCACCCCGGCGGCCCTGCGCGACCAGGCGGCCCGGCTGGCCCGGCACCTCGCCGACCACCCGGACCTAGCGCCGACGGCGGTGGCGCGCACCCTGGCCACCGCCCGGACCCGCTTCGACCACCGGGCCGTGGTGGTCGCCGAGGACGTCCCGCAGGCCCGCGCGGCGCTGACCGCGCTGGCCGGCGGCGAGCCCGACGCCCGGGTGGTCACCGGCGCGCTCACCCCGGGCCGGGTGGTCTTCGTCTTCCCCGGCCAGGGCTCCCAGTGGGCCGGCATGGCCCGGGGGCTGCTCGACCGGCACCCCGTCTTCACCGCCACGCTGCGCCGCTGTGCCGCGGCGCTCGCCCCGTACGTCGACTGGGACCTGTTGGAGGTGCTGCGCGACGGGACGGACGCGGCCCCCCTGGACCGGGTCGAGGTGGTCCAGCCGGCGCTCTGGGCGATGATCGTCTCGCTCGCGGAGACCTGGCGGGCGCACGGCGTCGAGCCGGACGCGGTGATCGGCCACAGTCAGGGCGAGATCGCCGCCGCGCACGTGGCCGGCATCCTCACCCTGGAGGAGTCGGCGCGGCTGGTGGCCCGCCGGGCCCAGGCGATCAGCCGCATCGAGGGGGCCGGCGGCATGGTCTCCGTACCGCTCGGCCCCGACCAGCTCGACCTGACCCGGTGGGCGGGGCGGCTGCACGTCAGCGTCCGCAACGGCCCGAACTCGTCGGTCGTCTCCGGTGACCTGGACGCGCTGGCCGAGCTCGTCGAGAGCTGCCAGGCGCGCGAGGTCAACGCCCGGCTGCTGCCGATCAGCTACGCCTCGCACAGCCCGTACGTGGAGCCGCTGCGCGCCGGCTGGGACGCGACGATCGGCCCGGTGCGCCCGAGGGCCGGACGGGTCCCGTTCTGGTCGACCGTCACCGCCGGGCCGGTCGACGGCACCGACCTGACCGGCGACTACTGGTACCGCAACCTGCGGCAGCCCGTCCGGCTGGAGGAGACCGTCCGGGGGTTGATCGCCGCCGGGCACACCCACTTCGTCGAGCCCAGCCCCCATCCGGTGCTCGCCGCCGGGATCCAGGACACCCTGGCGGCGGCCGACGTCGACGGCACCGTCACCGGCACCCTCAAACGGGACGACGGCGGCCCCGGGCGGCTGCTGCTGTCGCTGGCCGCCGTGCACACCCGTACCGCGCAGGCCCCGACGCTGGGCGCCGGGCCGACGCCGGCCCCGGGCCCGCTGGTCGACCTGCCCACGTACGCGTTCCAACGGGAGCCGCACTGGCTGGGCACGCTGCCGACGCCGACGGCGCCCGCCCCGCACGGCCCGGCGCGGCCCGCTCCGGACCCGGCGCGCACGCCCGCCCTGGCCCAGGGGCCGCTGGCCGACCGGCTCGCCCGGCTGTCCGCCGAGGACCGGTCCCGGCTGACCCTCGACCTGGTACGCCGCAACGCCGCGGCGGTGCTGGGCCACGCCACCGACACCGTGGTCGGGGCCGACGTGTCCTTCAAGGACCTCGGTCTCGACTCGGCGCTCGCGTTGGAGCTGCGCAACCGGCTGGCCGCCGCCACCGGGCTGCGGCTGGCGTCCGGGCTGCTGTTCAACCACCCCACGCCGGCCGCCCTGGCCCGGCACCTGCGTGACGAGCTGGTCGGCGCGGCGGAGTCCGCCCCGACGCCGGCCCCCGCCGGCGGGCGGGCCACCGACGAGCCGATCGCGGTGGTGGCGGTCGGCTGCCGGTACCCCGGTGACGTCCGCTCGGCGGAGGACCTGTGGCGGCTGGTCGCGCAGGGCGTCGACGCGGTCGGGGACTTCCCCGCCAACCGGGGCTGGGACCTGGACGGGCTCTTCGACCCCGAGCCCGGCGTGCCCGGCCGCTCGTACGCCCGGCACGGCGGCTTCCTGCCCCGGGCCGACGAGTTCGACGAGGAGTTCTTCGGCATCGCCCCGCGCGAGGCCGCCGCGATGGACCCGCAGCAGCGGCTCCTGCTGGAGACCACCTGGGAGGCGTTCGAACGCGCCGGGATCGACCCGGGCACGCTGCGCGGCAGCCGCACCGGCGTGTTCATGGGCGTGATGCCCCAGGAGTACGGGCCCCGACTGTACGAGACCTCGGCCGGCTCGGACGGGTACCGGCTGACCGGAGGCGCGACGAGTGTCGCCTCCGGTCGGGTCTCGTACGTCTTCGGGTTCGAGGGGCCGACGTTCACCGTGGACACCGCCTGCTCGTCGTCGCTGGTGGCGATCCACCTCGCGGTGCAGTCGCTGCGCCGGGGCGAGGCGACGATGGCGGTGGCCGGTGGGGCGTGCGTGATGGCCTCACCGGGCATCTTCGTCGAGTTCAGCCGGCAGCGCGGGCTCGCCCCGGACGGCCGGTGCAAGGCGTTCGGGGCCGGCGCGGACGGCACCGGCTGGGCCGAGGGCGCGGGCGTGCTGCTGCTCGAACGGCTCTCCGACGCCCGCCGCAACGGGCGGCGCGTGCTCGCCGTGATCCGGGGCAGCGCGATCAACTCCGACGGGGCCAGCAACGGGCTCACCGCCCCCAACGGGCTCGCCCAGGAGCGGCTCATCCGGGACGCCCTCGCCGACGCCGGCCTCTCCCCCGCCGACGTCGACGCGGTCGAGGCGCACGGCACCGGCACCCGGCTCGGTGACCCGATCGAGGCGGGCGCGCTGCTGGCCACGTACGGCCGGGCCCGGCCGGCGGACCGGCCGGTGTGGCTGGGCTCGTTGAAGTCCAACATCGGGCACAGCCAGGCGGCGGCCGGCGTGGGCGGCGTGATCAAGATGGTCGGGGCGCTCCGGCACGAGCTGCTGCCGCCCACCCTGCACGCGGCCGAGCCGTCCCCGCACGTGGACTGGTCGTCCGGGGCGGTCAGCCTGCTCACCGCCCCGGTGGCCTGGCCGCGCGGGGACCGGCCACGGCGGGCGGCGGTCTCCTCGTTCGGCATCAGCGGCACCAACGCCCACGTCATCCTCGAGGAGGCCCCGCCCGAGCCGGCGGCGGGACCGGCCGACGCCGGAACGACGGAACCGACCGACGCCGCAGCGGCGGGACCGGCCGACGCCGGGGCCGTGCCGGGCGGCGGCGGCGCGACGGTGGCGGCGTACCCGTTGTCGGCCCGTACCCCGGCCGCCCTGCGCGACCAGGCCGCCGGCCTCACCCGCCACCTGGCCGAACACCCCGGGCTGGACCCGGTCGCGGTGGCGCACACCCTGGCCACCGGCCGGGCCCGCCTCGACCACCGGGCCGTCGTGGTGGCAGCCGGACCGGACGAGACCCGGGTGGCGCTCACCGCCCTGACCGAGGGGCGGCCCGCCCCGAACCTGGTCGCCGGAACACCGGTCGAGGGTCGGACCGTCTTCGTCTTCCCCGGGCAGGGCTCCCAGTGGGCGGGCATGGCGTTGGGGCTGCTCGACCGGCACCCGGTGTTCACCGAGCACCTGGGCCGCTGCGCGGCGGCGCTCGCCCCGTACACCGACTGGGACCTGCTCGACGTGCTGCGCGGCCTCCCCGACGCCCCGCCGCTGGACCGGGTCGACGTCGTCCAGCCGGTGCTCTGGGCCATGATGATCTCGTTGGCCGAGACCTGGCGGGCGCACGGCGTGGAGCCGGACGCGGTGGTCGGCCACAGCCAGGGCGAGATCGCCGCCGCGTACGTGGCCGGGGCGCTCAGCCTGGACGACTCGGCGCGGATCGTGGCCCGCCGCTCCCAGGCGATCACCGCGCTGGCCGGCACCGGCGGCATGGTCTCCGTACCGTTGCCGGCGGAACGGATCGACCTGGGCCGGTGGGACGGGCGGATCCACCTCGCCGCCGTCAACGGTCCGCACTCCACGGTGGTGGCCGGGGACCCGACCGCGCTGGACGACCTGGTCGCCCGGTTCCAGGCACAGGAGGTCAACGCCCGCCGGATCGACGTCGACTACGCCTCGCACACGCCGTTCGTGACGCCGATCCGGGACCGGGTGGCCGAGCTGCTCGGTGAGATCCGGCCCCGCCCGGCCCGGATCCCGTTCTGGTCCACCTGCACCGGCGGCCTGCTCGACACCAGGTCCTTGGATGCCGATTACTGGTTCCAGAACCTGCGCAACACGGTCCGTTTCGCGGAGACGGTACGGGCGCTGGCCGTCGCCGGGCACGTCCACTTCGTGGAGACCAGTCCGCACCCGGTGCTCACCATCGGCGTGCAGGACACCCTGGACGCGATCGACGTCGTCGGCACCACCACCGGGACGCTGCGCCGGGGCGAGGGCGGCCCGGCCCGGCTGCTGCTGTCCCTGGCCCACGCGCACGTGCACACCGCACACCGTCCCCGGTTGGCCGCCGACCCGACGCAGCCGCCGCCGCGTCCGGTGGACCTGCCCACGTACCCGTTCCAACGCCGGCGGCACTGGCTGGCCACGCCGTCCGGCGGCCCGGCCCCGACGGGCCCCGGCCACCGTTTCCTGGAAACCGAGATCGACCTGGCCGGCGACGCGGGGGTGCTGCTCTCCGGCCGGCTGTCCCGGCGGTCGCATCCCTGGCTGGCCGACCACGCGGTACGCGACGCCGTGCTGCTGCCCGGCGCGGCCCTGGTCGACCTGGCCGCGTACGCGGCCGACCGGGCCGGCTGCGACGTGGTGGACGACCTGGTGCTGGAGACGCCCCTGACGCTGCCGGCGACCGGCGGCGTGGAGATCCAGGTCAGCGTCCAGGCCGGGGACGCCCCGCGCCGACGCGCGCTGACCGTCCACTCCCGCGTCGTCGCGTCCGGGCCGACCGCCGACGGCCCGGACCGGAGCTGGGCGCGGCACGCCACGGGTGTCCTCGTCGAGGCCGACACCGACCCGACCGCCGACACCGACCCGACCGCGACCAGCGTGTGGCCGCCGGCGCACGCCGCCGAGTGGGACCTGACCGACGCGTACGCCCGGTTGGCCGACGCCGGATACCGGTACGGACCGACGTTCCGGGGCCTGCGGCGGGCCTGGCGGCGCGGCGACGACATCTGGGCCGAGATACGCCTGCCCGACGGGGCGCCGACCGGCGCGGGGCTGCCCGACGACCGGGCGGTCACCGGTTTCCACCTGCACCCGGCCCTGCTGGACGCCGCGCTGCACCCGCTGGTGCTCAGCCTGCTCGACGGCGACACCGCCGCCGGGGTGGCCCTGCCGTTCGCGTGGAGCGGCGTGCGGGTGCACGCGGTCGGGGCGACCGCGCTGCGGGCGCACCTACGGCGTACCGGCGCGCGCAGCGCCGCGTTGACCCTGACCGACGAATCCGGCGCCCCGGTGGCCGAGGTGGAGTCGCTGACCCTGCGGCCGGCGGCCGTCGGGCAGCTCGCCGCCGCGTACCGTGAGTCGCTGCTGGAGCTGGTCTGGTCCGAGGTGGCGGCGCCACCGCAGGCCGCCGCCGGGACCACCCGGCTGGCGGTGCTCGGTGACAGCGACCTGGACGCGGTCGGCGCCACCGGCTACCCGGACCTGGCCGCGCTGCTGGCCGCCCTGGACGGCGGCGCCCGGACGCCGGACGTGGTGGTGGCGACCGTCGTCGCGCCCGAGCCGGAGCTGGTGCCGGCGACCCACTCGGCGGTCGCCGCCGCCCTGGACCTCGTCCAGCGGTGGCTGGCCAGCGACCGGCTGGACGGCGCCCGCCTGGCGCTGACCACGTTCCGGTCGGTCGCGGCCGACCCGAACGAGCCGGTCCGCGATCCGGCGACGGCCGCCGTGTGGGGCCTGCTGCGCGCCGCGCAGACCGAGCATCCCGGCCGGTTCGTCCTGGTCGACCTGGACACCCCGTCCCACCTGCGGGTGCCCGCCGCGGTCGCCACCGGCGCGGCGCAGGTCGCCGTGCGGGGCGACACCTTCCGCACGCCCGCGCTGGCCCGGGTCGGCGCGGAACAGACCCTGGTCCGGCCGGAGACGCCGGACTGGCGGCTGGTCGCCGAGCCGCGCGGCACGATCGACAACCTGACCCTGGCCGGGTCCGACGACGCGGGCCGCCCGTTGGCCGGCGGGGAGGTCCGGGTCGCGGTGCACGCCGCCGGCCTCAACTTCCGGGACGTGCTGATCGCCCTCGACATGTACCCGGGCGCGGCGACGATGGGCTGCGAGGCGGCCGGCGTCGTGGTCGAGGTCGGCGCGGACGTGACCGACCTGGCCCCCGGCGACCGGGTGACCGGGCTGTTCCCGGCGGGGGCGTTCGGGCCGGTCGCCGTCGCCGACCGCCGGCTGCTCACCCGGATGCCGGCCGGCTGGACGTACGCGCTCGCCGCCAGCGTGCCGACGGTCTTCCTCACCGCCTGGTACGGGCTGGTCGAGCTGGCCGGTCTGCGCGCCGGGGAGCGGGTGCTGGTGCACGCCGCGACCGGCGGGGTCGGCATGGCGGCCGTGCAGGTCGCCCGGCACCTGGGCGCGGAGGTCTTCGCCACGGCCAGCCCGGCCAAGTGGGACACCCTGGTCGAGGCGGGTTTCGCCGACACCCACATCGCGAGCTCCCGCACTCTCGACTTCGAGCCGTGGTTCGCCGACGCCACCCGGGGCGAGGGCATGGACGTGGTGCTCAACTCGCTGGCCGGCGAGTTCACCGACGCGTCGCTGCGGCTGCTGCCCCGGGGCGGCCGGTTCGTCGAGATGGGCAAGACCGACATCCGCGCCGCGGACCGGGTGGCCGCCGCGCACCCCGGCGTGACGTACCGGTTCTTCGACCTGCTGACCGTGGACCCGGACCGGATCGCCGCGATGCTCGCCGCGCTGGTGGACCTCTTCGACTGCGGCGCGCTGACCCCCGTCCCGGTCACGACCTGGCCGGTCGACCGGGCGCCGGCCGCCTTCCGTCACCTCCAGCAGGCCCGGCACGTCGGCAAGATCGTGCTGGCCCTGCGCGGTGGTATCGACCCGGCGGGCACCGTCCTGATCACCGGCGGCACCGGCACGCTCGGGCGGTTGCTGGCCCGGCACCTGGTCACCCGGCACGCCGTACGTCGTCTGCTGCTCACCGGCCGGCGCGGTCGCGACGCCGACGGGGTGGTCGAGCTGGAACGGGAGCTGGCCGACCTGGGCGCGGAGGTGACCGTCGCCGCCTGCGACGTCGCCGACCGGGACGCGCTGGCCCGGGTGCTCGACGCGGTGCCGGCGGACCGTCCGCTCACCGCTGTGGTGCACACCGCCGGCCTGCTCGAC